The proteins below come from a single Pseudarthrobacter sp. SSS035 genomic window:
- a CDS encoding DNA sulfur modification protein DndB — protein sequence MELQLKGIGYKQGDRQMIATAMDPISLVKTVTPPDVWNPVGEQPHGNRPVDRPHRRRIADYLETVEDFVGVVLYAKPEEARFEPEIDHGGPGRGGTLYLAYGAQLDVGDGQHRIAAYSDVMAEHPEEDDPVRRRLRRSGQPVIIVIDDNPLHRAQDFTDLQRNTKPQTRSLAMSMDRRQIVNVVLISTVQNPELRIFGEGASRVEFLSDSPGKFSAKLFSFKTIRYMTGTMLIGTSQRTTGGWDKAVDRMVEHDQHGARELIEAFWKGVGALPDVAAVTEGIRTAADLREKTYLGSAGILYALAFAVYKAREAGQPVDRALESMKALDFGRAQPTEERSLTPRDTIFAGNLVDPRTGKVGSGRPAWEAAAEAIFSNITPEHQTTN from the coding sequence ATGGAATTGCAGCTCAAGGGGATCGGCTACAAGCAGGGCGACCGGCAGATGATCGCTACCGCGATGGACCCGATCTCACTCGTAAAGACGGTGACACCACCCGACGTATGGAATCCCGTAGGCGAGCAGCCACACGGGAACCGCCCCGTGGATAGACCGCACCGGCGCCGCATCGCTGACTACCTCGAAACGGTGGAGGACTTCGTCGGAGTCGTCCTTTACGCGAAGCCGGAGGAAGCCCGCTTCGAACCCGAAATCGACCATGGCGGTCCAGGGCGCGGCGGCACACTCTACCTTGCATACGGTGCGCAACTAGACGTCGGTGACGGCCAGCATCGCATTGCCGCGTACTCCGATGTCATGGCCGAGCACCCCGAAGAAGACGATCCCGTCCGTCGGCGTCTTCGCCGCAGCGGACAACCCGTGATCATCGTCATCGACGACAACCCGCTACACCGGGCGCAGGACTTCACCGACTTGCAGCGCAACACGAAGCCGCAGACGCGCAGTCTCGCAATGAGCATGGACCGACGTCAGATCGTCAATGTCGTGCTGATTAGCACCGTACAGAACCCTGAACTGCGGATCTTCGGAGAAGGTGCAAGCCGCGTCGAGTTCCTGTCCGACTCACCGGGCAAATTCAGTGCCAAGCTCTTCTCTTTCAAGACGATCCGGTACATGACCGGCACCATGCTCATCGGTACTTCCCAGCGGACGACGGGCGGCTGGGACAAGGCCGTTGACCGAATGGTTGAGCATGACCAGCACGGTGCTCGAGAGCTGATTGAGGCTTTCTGGAAGGGCGTTGGCGCGCTTCCAGACGTCGCGGCAGTGACCGAGGGAATACGCACTGCGGCAGACCTGCGGGAGAAGACTTATCTGGGCAGCGCTGGGATCCTTTACGCTTTGGCCTTCGCTGTCTACAAGGCGCGCGAGGCCGGCCAGCCCGTCGACCGGGCACTTGAATCGATGAAGGCTCTCGACTTCGGGCGAGCACAACCGACGGAAGAGCGCTCTCTTACTCCGAGAGACACGATCTTCGCGGGGAATCTCGTTGACCCAAGAACGGGAAAGGTTGGTTCAGGTCGGCCGGCTTGGGAAGCTGCAGCCGAGGCCATCTTCTCGAACATAACGCCCGAGCACCAAACAACGAACTGA
- a CDS encoding GAF domain-containing protein, with product MDYGLRFSDPAKYSRALRRDHELVISGVPRPEIPNDLADSWRRSMALGISPDQHSPRHLHDAADVLELRREHRLHQVMPALNDLLADDSSSGRHLLVLTDARGEILWRVGSPEVLRRADRLEFSEGADWSEAGIGTNAISEALVTGRPVQLFSAEHLVRTHHEWACTAAPITDPATGRLLGVLDVSGPLDTISADTLRMVRCAVRLAESLLGTPDGGTSVSASAPVRASRPSVRRPVSAVESLELLGDKPAAVFRDGSRVPLTLRRAEILALLDSRAQGWTAEELAYELYGDTGTTAAIRTEMFRVRSMVGDAVESNPYRFVAGLTGRSDSVRVLRLLREGLVAEALKAYCAPLLSRSGALAVQLLRDQLDLAVGSAVRSSGNAGLLVRWLSTDMGAADFEAVEALGRLVGRGDARYLAFRACFGD from the coding sequence TTGGACTACGGGCTGAGGTTTTCGGACCCGGCGAAGTACTCGCGCGCCCTGCGCCGCGACCACGAACTGGTCATCTCCGGTGTCCCGCGCCCGGAGATCCCCAACGACCTGGCGGATTCGTGGCGCCGCTCCATGGCCCTGGGCATCAGCCCGGACCAGCACAGCCCGCGGCACCTGCACGACGCCGCTGACGTCCTGGAGCTGCGGCGGGAGCACCGGCTGCACCAGGTCATGCCGGCGCTCAACGACCTGCTGGCCGACGACTCCAGTTCCGGCCGGCACCTGCTGGTGCTCACCGACGCCCGCGGCGAGATCCTATGGCGGGTGGGCAGCCCGGAGGTGCTGCGGCGCGCGGACCGGCTGGAGTTCTCCGAAGGGGCCGACTGGTCCGAGGCCGGCATCGGCACCAACGCCATCAGCGAGGCGCTGGTCACGGGCCGGCCGGTCCAGCTGTTCTCCGCCGAGCACCTGGTCCGCACCCACCATGAGTGGGCCTGCACGGCGGCGCCCATCACGGACCCGGCCACGGGACGGCTGCTGGGCGTGCTCGACGTCTCCGGACCGCTGGACACCATCAGCGCGGACACGCTGCGGATGGTGCGGTGCGCGGTCCGCCTGGCGGAGTCCCTGTTGGGAACGCCCGACGGCGGGACGTCCGTGAGTGCCTCAGCTCCCGTTCGCGCGTCCCGGCCATCCGTCCGCCGGCCGGTCTCTGCCGTCGAGTCACTGGAACTCCTCGGGGACAAACCTGCCGCGGTGTTCCGGGACGGCAGCCGGGTGCCGCTGACGCTGCGCCGGGCGGAAATTCTCGCGCTGCTGGATTCACGTGCCCAGGGCTGGACCGCCGAGGAACTCGCCTATGAGCTCTACGGCGACACAGGCACTACGGCGGCCATCCGCACGGAGATGTTCCGTGTCCGGTCCATGGTGGGCGATGCTGTGGAGTCGAACCCATACCGTTTCGTCGCAGGCCTGACCGGACGGTCTGATTCGGTGCGGGTGCTGCGGTTGCTGCGCGAGGGGCTCGTGGCCGAGGCACTCAAGGCATACTGCGCTCCCCTACTCAGCCGCTCGGGGGCCCTGGCCGTGCAGCTGCTCCGAGATCAGCTGGATCTGGCTGTGGGGTCGGCCGTGCGTTCCAGCGGCAACGCCGGGCTTCTGGTCCGGTGGCTGTCGACGGATATGGGCGCCGCGGATTTCGAGGCGGTCGAAGCGCTGGGACGGCTGGTGGGACGCGGGGACGCGCGGTATCTGGCGTTCCGGGCGTGCTTCGGAGATTGA
- a CDS encoding XRE family transcriptional regulator — translation MSTRAVRNSFDPARLTQARQLAGVTKHALGDAVGVTGAAIGQYEAGVTPRPEMIRLMADELNQPVAFFATGRPIGKVDVSQAHFRSLRSTRSYERLKATTFVEQVWELTFALEKRVELPEANVPNLDGLHDTMTPVEAARALRAYWELPEGPVANLVELMERNGIVVSFLAMVGEPDAAARVDAFSTSALERPIVVVTPEKAKSVYRYRFTCAHEIGHLILHRDVAVGDPLQEREADAFAAEFLMPRTEIEPLLPSTMNLPKLSRISQQWGVSPEALVYRMQELKGASDVSVRRAYQKLRTGIRQEASVLDYPGEMPMLLKDAMKVAEKYGFSIVDLSNELQWAPERVRQVLGNVVERPALRVVL, via the coding sequence ATGTCAACGCGTGCCGTGCGAAATTCGTTCGATCCGGCACGCTTGACCCAGGCCCGTCAACTAGCGGGAGTTACCAAACATGCCTTAGGGGATGCCGTCGGTGTCACAGGCGCAGCCATCGGGCAATACGAAGCGGGGGTAACTCCACGCCCGGAAATGATTCGTCTGATGGCCGACGAGTTGAACCAGCCCGTGGCCTTCTTCGCAACAGGGCGGCCTATCGGCAAGGTGGATGTGTCGCAGGCGCATTTCCGGAGCCTTCGCTCAACTCGGTCCTATGAACGGCTTAAGGCGACAACGTTTGTAGAACAGGTTTGGGAGCTCACGTTCGCCCTTGAGAAGCGAGTTGAATTGCCGGAGGCTAATGTTCCGAATCTTGATGGCCTTCATGACACTATGACTCCGGTAGAAGCGGCAAGGGCTCTTCGCGCCTACTGGGAATTGCCTGAAGGGCCTGTGGCCAACCTTGTGGAGCTCATGGAACGAAACGGAATAGTGGTCTCGTTCCTGGCTATGGTCGGTGAACCAGATGCGGCCGCACGGGTCGACGCGTTTTCAACGTCAGCACTGGAGCGCCCGATAGTCGTGGTGACACCGGAGAAGGCCAAATCCGTCTACAGGTATCGCTTCACCTGTGCCCATGAAATCGGACACCTGATCCTTCATCGGGATGTTGCAGTAGGGGATCCCCTTCAAGAAAGGGAAGCCGACGCATTTGCTGCCGAGTTTCTGATGCCTCGAACCGAGATTGAGCCACTCCTGCCGAGTACTATGAATCTCCCGAAGCTCAGTAGGATCAGCCAGCAGTGGGGCGTTTCGCCCGAGGCTCTTGTATATCGGATGCAAGAGCTGAAAGGGGCCTCTGACGTCTCCGTTCGTCGCGCGTATCAAAAGTTGCGCACTGGCATTCGCCAGGAAGCGTCTGTATTGGACTATCCAGGGGAAATGCCAATGCTTCTGAAGGACGCAATGAAAGTTGCTGAAAAGTATGGGTTTTCAATTGTTGACTTGTCGAATGAGCTTCAGTGGGCTCCCGAGCGGGTGCGCCAAGTGCTCGGGAATGTCGTTGAGCGACCGGCATTGAGAGTCGTTCTCTAG
- a CDS encoding DUF3427 domain-containing protein: protein MAALIHVDDPERAEAYSMLVGPDAPRYAELGMREQTFARMLFYTLWDDGGGFQEYDAGLDYLRGYQFVCSEIRQVVTLGVAASKHAAKSLGAGLQHVPLLSHATYRREEILAALQYGSLEQGKNVQHREGVAWCPATSTDAFFVTLNKDDKKHSATTMYKDYAISPELFHWESQNATSPTSPTGRRYLDRAAHGTKVLIFTRDTADDETGLTVPYTCLGQVEYVQHAGERPIAITWKLHRPMPADVYATAAAVAQ, encoded by the coding sequence ATGGCTGCGCTAATCCATGTCGATGATCCGGAACGCGCCGAGGCGTACTCGATGCTGGTGGGCCCAGATGCGCCCCGCTACGCGGAGCTTGGGATGCGCGAGCAGACTTTCGCCCGGATGCTGTTCTACACGTTGTGGGACGACGGCGGCGGTTTTCAAGAGTACGACGCCGGACTGGATTACCTGCGCGGGTACCAGTTTGTGTGCAGCGAGATTCGCCAGGTCGTGACGCTTGGAGTGGCCGCTTCCAAACACGCAGCGAAGAGTCTCGGGGCCGGACTGCAGCACGTTCCGCTGCTCTCGCACGCTACCTACAGGCGAGAGGAGATACTGGCAGCATTGCAGTATGGTTCGCTGGAGCAGGGCAAGAACGTCCAGCACCGCGAGGGGGTCGCTTGGTGTCCGGCGACTTCGACGGACGCCTTCTTTGTCACCTTGAATAAGGATGACAAGAAACACTCGGCCACAACGATGTATAAGGACTATGCCATCAGCCCTGAGCTGTTCCATTGGGAATCGCAGAACGCGACCTCACCCACCAGCCCGACAGGACGCCGATACCTGGACCGAGCTGCGCATGGTACGAAGGTTCTGATCTTCACGAGGGACACAGCGGACGATGAGACTGGCCTGACAGTTCCCTACACCTGCCTGGGGCAGGTGGAGTACGTACAGCACGCAGGAGAGAGGCCCATTGCCATCACGTGGAAGCTGCACCGCCCCATGCCCGCGGATGTGTATGCAACGGCTGCTGCAGTGGCGCAGTAG
- a CDS encoding DUF2231 domain-containing protein produces the protein MRGFFRGDATGIPLHGILTDGPFGAWWSAIFLDFYKDDSSRLAAKRLVALGVVAAVPTAVSGWAQWSMKDHGTKRVGIVHATISAAATLVYLASWAARERGRHELGIGLSRAGAVLLLASGFLGGHLRSGRPHRVARRPRGGSDRETAHTER, from the coding sequence ATGCGGGGTTTCTTTCGCGGAGATGCCACCGGCATCCCCCTGCATGGCATCCTGACCGACGGTCCTTTTGGCGCCTGGTGGTCGGCGATATTCCTCGATTTCTACAAGGACGACAGCTCCCGGCTCGCGGCGAAACGGCTGGTGGCCCTGGGCGTCGTGGCAGCAGTTCCCACCGCTGTCTCCGGCTGGGCGCAGTGGTCCATGAAGGACCACGGCACGAAACGCGTAGGCATCGTCCACGCCACCATCAGTGCCGCGGCCACCCTTGTATACCTCGCCTCCTGGGCCGCCCGTGAACGCGGCCGCCACGAGCTCGGCATCGGCCTGTCACGGGCCGGAGCAGTGCTGCTGCTGGCCAGCGGCTTCCTCGGTGGCCACCTGCGCAGCGGCCGGCCACACCGTGTGGCAAGGCGTCCCCGGGGCGGAAGCGACAGGGAAACGGCACACACTGAAAGGTGA
- a CDS encoding OB-fold putative lipoprotein, with translation MTENTTLPEAKRDGKAQAAADKAYRKASRPWFKKKRFILPLALVLIMIISSIANGGKKDNSSATVAPAADASAAAPGAAPAPAATEAPAKAAAPEVVSVDAAQLLADFKGNEAAADAKYKGKVLQVTGSVDKVDTELLDKDQYIVRLDNGDQFSFLHVNCSDIAAAKAATIVPESAITVRGTFQDGGDLGVELKACEVL, from the coding sequence ATGACTGAGAACACAACATTGCCGGAGGCTAAGCGTGACGGCAAAGCCCAAGCGGCAGCCGATAAGGCATACCGCAAGGCATCTCGCCCCTGGTTCAAGAAGAAGCGTTTCATACTCCCGCTTGCCCTTGTATTGATTATGATCATTTCGTCGATTGCAAACGGCGGCAAGAAGGATAATTCTTCAGCTACAGTCGCTCCTGCAGCGGACGCGTCGGCAGCGGCACCAGGTGCGGCGCCAGCGCCAGCAGCAACAGAGGCCCCGGCAAAGGCGGCGGCTCCCGAGGTAGTGTCAGTTGATGCCGCACAGCTACTCGCGGACTTCAAGGGCAACGAGGCCGCTGCCGACGCGAAGTACAAGGGAAAAGTTCTGCAGGTGACCGGCAGCGTCGACAAGGTTGACACTGAGTTGCTTGATAAGGACCAGTACATCGTGAGGCTCGACAACGGCGACCAGTTCAGCTTCCTGCATGTCAACTGCAGTGACATAGCGGCGGCGAAGGCAGCCACGATTGTGCCCGAAAGCGCGATCACGGTCCGGGGCACGTTCCAGGATGGCGGGGACCTCGGCGTCGAGCTGAAGGCTTGCGAAGTTCTCTGA
- a CDS encoding PASTA domain-containing protein, producing MKLQFSAVLAATILMALTACGAGEQASDTASPSVSASASPKATAKPVPDVVGKTYIEARALLNKSDYYARLVGKDGKNWTTNIVPDASVMAVSTNPAAGKTSKDGYVHIMVNMTEAEFIAAGKVKAEAAKVAAEEAKIATRYTFTCGSYSSTQPTYKSYKEVWASPDYTWGSTCSVKIGGSHPSDKPTLLPSEQKLVDFVASKGANVSGPGYTVGNIMNLCAKVDTTYADQESTPARKAEAEAALTVCPDAPHAALLQETVTATKMGDGDKVVGQTMEPGTWKTKPGTKDCYWSRNTGGGDIIANDFVGFAPNGVTVTVYPGEGFESSRCGIWTKIG from the coding sequence ATGAAGCTTCAATTCTCTGCCGTTTTGGCAGCCACCATTCTTATGGCCCTCACCGCATGTGGGGCAGGGGAGCAGGCCAGCGACACCGCATCACCTTCGGTCTCCGCTTCCGCCTCCCCGAAAGCAACCGCAAAGCCGGTCCCCGACGTCGTGGGCAAAACGTACATCGAAGCCAGGGCCTTGCTGAACAAGAGCGACTACTACGCCCGCCTCGTCGGCAAAGACGGCAAAAACTGGACAACGAACATCGTGCCGGACGCATCCGTCATGGCTGTCTCCACGAACCCGGCCGCTGGCAAGACGTCCAAGGACGGCTACGTCCACATCATGGTGAATATGACGGAGGCCGAGTTCATAGCTGCCGGAAAGGTCAAGGCTGAAGCGGCCAAGGTTGCCGCCGAGGAAGCGAAGATCGCCACGCGCTACACCTTCACCTGCGGCAGCTACAGCAGCACGCAACCCACCTACAAGTCCTACAAGGAGGTTTGGGCCAGCCCTGACTACACGTGGGGCAGCACCTGCTCAGTGAAAATCGGCGGCTCTCACCCAAGCGATAAGCCCACACTCCTTCCAAGTGAACAGAAGCTCGTCGACTTCGTCGCGTCAAAGGGAGCAAACGTCAGCGGCCCTGGTTACACGGTCGGCAACATCATGAACCTTTGCGCCAAAGTCGACACCACTTACGCTGATCAGGAATCGACTCCCGCGCGGAAAGCCGAGGCGGAAGCCGCTCTCACTGTTTGCCCGGACGCTCCGCACGCGGCTCTCCTCCAAGAGACAGTAACCGCGACCAAGATGGGCGATGGCGACAAAGTCGTCGGTCAAACAATGGAGCCCGGTACCTGGAAAACAAAGCCAGGCACCAAGGACTGCTACTGGTCCCGGAATACCGGCGGCGGTGACATCATCGCTAACGACTTCGTCGGCTTCGCACCCAACGGCGTCACGGTGACGGTCTACCCTGGCGAAGGATTTGAATCATCTCGTTGCGGCATCTGGACAAAAATCGGGTGA
- a CDS encoding S8 family peptidase, translating to MKKSVVVGLAAMVMAFGGITLAAPGAAAAEPSQITGQILVKFRDTGAAEGVLRGHGLTEGPGIGSTGAHLIRVPEGKELKLIEALSRNPAVEYAEPDEVVTPATDDQYFQRQYALHNVGQSFTNTAGTLTIAAGKPDADVDAVEAWSTTPGTGIKVAVLDSGVANDNPDINTKVVARANFTNGETGDDNYGHGTHVAGIVAASHDTVGVAGTCPGCTILDGKVLNDSGIGSSSSLANGINWAVSNGAKVINMSLGVRASRTLETAVNNAWARGVVLVAAAGNGGNQTKIYPGAYPNVIAVAATDNFDAKASFSTYGASWVDIAAPGVNVYSTFPNHKFVLEGQYNRSRGYDVGNGTSMSSPIVAATAALVWSRNTGATSAVVRDKVELTADAISGTGTYWKYGRVNADKAVR from the coding sequence ATGAAAAAGTCAGTGGTAGTTGGTCTTGCAGCAATGGTCATGGCGTTTGGCGGAATCACCCTGGCGGCCCCGGGCGCTGCCGCAGCGGAGCCGTCCCAGATTACGGGGCAGATCCTGGTCAAGTTCCGCGACACCGGCGCGGCCGAGGGTGTGCTGCGCGGTCACGGTCTCACTGAGGGCCCCGGAATCGGCAGCACCGGCGCCCACCTGATCAGGGTTCCCGAGGGCAAGGAACTGAAGCTCATCGAGGCGCTCAGCCGGAACCCCGCCGTTGAGTACGCCGAGCCGGACGAGGTGGTTACTCCTGCTACGGATGACCAGTATTTCCAGCGCCAGTACGCACTGCACAATGTTGGCCAGTCCTTCACGAACACTGCCGGCACGCTGACCATCGCCGCGGGGAAGCCGGACGCCGATGTGGACGCCGTGGAAGCGTGGAGCACCACGCCGGGGACTGGCATCAAAGTTGCCGTGCTCGACTCAGGCGTGGCAAACGACAACCCCGACATCAACACGAAAGTTGTTGCGCGGGCCAACTTCACCAACGGGGAAACCGGGGACGACAACTACGGCCACGGCACCCACGTGGCCGGCATCGTCGCCGCCAGCCACGACACCGTGGGGGTGGCCGGGACGTGCCCGGGGTGCACCATTCTGGACGGAAAGGTGCTGAACGACAGCGGGATCGGATCCAGCTCAAGCCTTGCGAACGGCATCAACTGGGCGGTCAGCAATGGCGCGAAGGTGATCAACATGAGCCTTGGAGTGCGGGCGTCACGCACCCTCGAAACTGCCGTCAACAACGCATGGGCCCGGGGCGTGGTTCTCGTCGCCGCGGCAGGCAACGGCGGTAACCAGACCAAGATCTACCCGGGCGCATACCCCAACGTCATCGCCGTGGCCGCTACCGACAACTTTGACGCCAAAGCATCGTTCTCCACCTACGGCGCCAGCTGGGTGGACATCGCAGCGCCCGGAGTCAACGTCTACTCGACGTTCCCCAACCACAAGTTCGTCCTTGAGGGGCAGTACAACCGGTCACGGGGTTACGACGTCGGCAACGGCACCTCGATGTCCTCACCGATCGTCGCTGCCACTGCCGCCCTTGTGTGGAGCAGGAACACTGGCGCTACCAGTGCGGTGGTCCGGGACAAGGTCGAATTGACGGCGGATGCTATTTCTGGCACCGGAACGTACTGGAAATATGGCCGCGTGAACGCTGACAAGGCTGTCCGGTAG
- a CDS encoding HNH endonuclease — protein MVEIGETGTDSFDSRLRREAMAWLTVRTNDGQDWLTREDIQDFALDGDSRRLQATQTGIWKPRDLSAALSIQTVYRAPGKERPYNDNVGPDGLLRYAWRGDDPEHPDNRALRSAMEQKLPLIWFFGVGMGPAVFQPVFPVYLLWEEPELKQFVIDPNVGRGLVSEGSPLEEPLRRYLMVETKRRLHQPVFRSTVLRAYRSRCAVCSLAHKELLDAAHIVPDSSELGIASVVNGMALCKIHHAAFDAHILGIRPDFVVEVREDILAEIDGPMLKHGIQARHGQRLMELPQNRREYPRRQLLESAYESFRSA, from the coding sequence ATGGTCGAAATTGGGGAAACCGGCACGGACAGTTTTGATTCAAGGCTGCGGCGAGAAGCGATGGCGTGGCTCACGGTTCGTACAAACGACGGTCAAGATTGGCTCACAAGGGAAGACATCCAGGATTTCGCTCTCGATGGTGATTCAAGACGGTTGCAGGCCACGCAGACCGGCATTTGGAAGCCACGCGACCTCTCCGCCGCTCTCTCCATCCAGACGGTCTACAGAGCTCCCGGCAAGGAACGCCCTTACAACGACAATGTTGGGCCAGATGGACTCCTTCGTTACGCCTGGAGAGGCGATGACCCCGAGCACCCTGATAACAGGGCTCTTCGTTCTGCAATGGAGCAGAAGCTGCCTCTCATTTGGTTCTTCGGCGTCGGCATGGGCCCAGCGGTTTTCCAACCAGTTTTTCCGGTATACCTACTTTGGGAAGAGCCTGAGCTCAAGCAATTCGTCATTGACCCGAATGTGGGCAGGGGTTTGGTGAGCGAAGGAAGTCCGTTGGAGGAGCCTCTACGTCGGTACCTCATGGTGGAGACTAAACGACGGCTGCATCAACCGGTATTTCGATCAACTGTGCTGCGGGCGTACAGAAGCAGATGCGCCGTATGTTCACTGGCGCACAAGGAGTTACTTGATGCCGCCCACATTGTGCCCGACAGCTCGGAACTTGGCATTGCTTCTGTCGTCAACGGAATGGCATTGTGCAAAATACATCATGCCGCTTTTGACGCCCATATCCTGGGAATTCGTCCTGATTTCGTGGTCGAGGTTCGCGAAGATATTTTGGCGGAGATTGATGGCCCGATGCTGAAGCACGGCATCCAGGCAAGGCACGGGCAGCGACTAATGGAGCTACCTCAAAACCGGCGGGAGTATCCCCGACGACAGTTGCTGGAGTCTGCTTACGAGTCGTTCAGGAGCGCTTGA
- a CDS encoding DNA/RNA helicase domain-containing protein: MSRSGDQFTNWPVVYTLNDSRDVYVGESRSVTSRMRQHLKTREKSGLQRMHLVIDDTFHKSACLDLESFLIRLFAGEGRYQVLNGNAGVSDSDYYDRAKYTTSFEQIFQELRAEGMFERSIPEIENSDLFKFSPFKALNHDQAGAVGEILDGLLGDIERGEPSTSVIQGDPGTGKTIIAIYLMKLLRDIQLSQEGESFDSDSIFSDYFVEGNRDLIANLKVGLVVPQQSLRSTIKKVFNKTPSLEPGMVLSPFDLSPSEEPYDLLIVDEAHRLSQRANQPSGPQNKKYREITEALFGVDNLSITQLDWVRESSKHQILLVDAEQSVRPADLPKDLVQSLILHSQVEKKFYRLHSQMRVQGGTDYIKYIRKIFSSEPPVHTPIENYDFRFFDDVRDMHDAIRRRESEVQLARLVAGFAWPWKTKTDPNAFDIEIDGHRLRWNQTQTDWINSKNSIDEVGSIHTVQGYDLNYAGVIIGPDLRFDLEAQAIAVDRASYFDKKGKENNPKLGLVYTDSDLLRYITNIYAVLMTRGMHGTYVYVHDKALREYLRHFIPQGTGRSRNDISG, encoded by the coding sequence TTGAGCCGCAGCGGCGACCAATTCACCAACTGGCCAGTTGTCTACACGTTGAATGACTCAAGAGACGTGTACGTCGGCGAGTCGAGAAGTGTAACTTCTCGCATGCGACAGCATTTGAAGACGCGCGAAAAGAGTGGCTTGCAAAGGATGCATCTTGTCATCGATGATACTTTTCATAAGTCCGCCTGCCTTGATCTAGAGTCGTTCCTAATTAGACTTTTCGCTGGTGAAGGGCGCTATCAGGTACTGAATGGAAATGCTGGGGTCAGCGATTCGGACTACTACGATCGCGCAAAGTACACAACGTCTTTTGAGCAAATATTCCAGGAACTGCGAGCAGAAGGAATGTTTGAACGCTCGATCCCCGAGATCGAAAACAGCGATCTCTTCAAGTTTTCGCCGTTTAAAGCTCTTAACCACGATCAGGCGGGTGCAGTCGGAGAGATCCTGGATGGCCTGCTCGGTGATATAGAGCGTGGAGAGCCAAGTACCAGCGTCATTCAGGGAGATCCGGGCACTGGAAAAACAATAATTGCAATATATCTAATGAAGCTGCTCCGCGATATTCAGCTTTCTCAAGAAGGTGAAAGTTTCGATAGTGACTCAATCTTTTCGGATTACTTTGTAGAAGGCAACCGTGATCTCATTGCCAATCTCAAGGTTGGCCTAGTCGTCCCGCAGCAGTCACTACGTTCAACCATCAAAAAGGTTTTCAACAAGACGCCTTCTCTTGAGCCCGGCATGGTCCTGAGTCCATTTGACCTCTCACCATCCGAAGAGCCCTACGATTTGCTGATAGTGGACGAAGCGCATAGGCTCAGCCAACGCGCAAACCAGCCGTCCGGCCCTCAAAACAAGAAATATCGTGAGATTACCGAAGCCCTATTTGGCGTAGATAACCTGTCGATCACGCAGCTGGACTGGGTTCGTGAGAGCAGCAAGCACCAGATTCTGCTAGTGGACGCTGAACAAAGCGTTAGGCCCGCGGACTTGCCGAAGGACTTAGTCCAATCCCTCATACTTCATTCGCAAGTTGAGAAAAAGTTTTACCGTTTGCATTCACAGATGCGCGTCCAGGGCGGGACGGACTACATCAAATATATTCGTAAAATTTTTTCGTCGGAACCTCCTGTTCATACGCCGATCGAGAATTACGATTTTCGATTCTTTGATGATGTCAGGGATATGCACGATGCCATCCGTAGGCGAGAGTCAGAGGTACAACTTGCGCGACTTGTCGCAGGCTTCGCGTGGCCCTGGAAAACAAAGACCGATCCTAATGCTTTTGACATCGAGATTGATGGACATCGTCTTCGCTGGAACCAAACCCAAACTGACTGGATCAACTCAAAGAATTCAATAGATGAGGTTGGCTCTATACATACAGTCCAGGGATACGATCTAAATTATGCAGGTGTCATTATCGGACCTGATCTCCGCTTTGATCTGGAGGCTCAAGCTATCGCTGTCGATCGAGCTAGCTACTTCGATAAAAAAGGCAAAGAAAACAACCCCAAACTTGGGCTCGTGTACACCGACAGTGACTTGCTCAGATACATCACAAATATATATGCCGTACTCATGACGAGAGGCATGCATGGGACTTACGTTTACGTGCATGACAAAGCACTCCGGGAATACCTGCGCCATTTTATTCCTCAGGGAACTGGGCGAAGTCGCAATGATATTTCCGGATGA
- a CDS encoding nucleotide pyrophosphohydrolase: MSDNSVVRLLREFVAEREWSQFHSSSNLAKSISIEAGELLECFQWGEEAEPMRVQSELADVLTYAYLLADRLGLDPDTIVAEKLEETRTKYPIEKARGRSSKYDEL, translated from the coding sequence ATGTCTGATAATTCTGTAGTTCGGTTGCTCCGAGAGTTCGTTGCGGAGCGTGAGTGGAGTCAATTCCACAGCAGCTCGAATTTGGCGAAATCGATCTCAATTGAGGCGGGCGAGCTCTTGGAATGCTTCCAGTGGGGCGAAGAAGCTGAACCGATGCGAGTTCAGTCAGAACTTGCTGATGTATTGACATATGCCTATTTATTGGCTGATCGTCTAGGCCTTGATCCTGACACGATTGTGGCCGAAAAACTGGAAGAGACCAGGACTAAGTACCCGATAGAGAAGGCTCGGGGGCGGAGTTCGAAGTATGACGAGCTTTAG